Proteins encoded together in one Musa acuminata AAA Group cultivar baxijiao chromosome BXJ3-6, Cavendish_Baxijiao_AAA, whole genome shotgun sequence window:
- the LOC135585173 gene encoding protein NRT1/ PTR FAMILY 8.1-like, whose protein sequence is MEDIKDEYTQDGTTDIHGNPAIKKNTGNWRACPYILANECCERLAYYGMSTNLVNYMKDRLHQGNVTAANNVTNWSGTCYIMPLLGAFIADAYIGRYWTISSFMIVYILGLTLLTMTASVKGLKPSCQNGVCDPTRAQTAAVFTALYLIALGTGGIKPCVSSFGADQFDDSDESEKKRKSSFFNWFYFSINIGALIASSVLVWIQTDVGWGWGFGIPAVVMAIAVVSFFMGTRLYRHQKPGGSPLTRIAQVMVASLRKAGVKVPADKSLLYEITQKESAIQGSRKLDHTDQFKFLDKAAVETQEDKARSPVNPWRLCTITQVEELKSILRILPVWASGIVFSTVYSQMSTMFVLQGNTLDRHMGPHFQIPSASLSIFDTISVIVWVPIYDLIIVPAVRRSTGRERGFTQLTRMGIGLVISIFSMVAAGILEVARLRTVARHRLYDVTSGYVPMSIFWQVPQYFIVGAAEIFTFIGQLEFFYDQAPDATRSMCSALSLTTVALGNYLSTLLVTIVTSITTRKRKLGWIPDNLNRGHLDYFFWLLAVLSLLNFGVYLLIAKCYTYKKTVEDEKNTTNDVELQ, encoded by the exons ATGGAGGACATCAAAGATGAATACACCCAGGATGGGACAACCGATATCCATGGGAACCCAGCTATCAAGAAGAACACCGGAAATTGGAGGGCTTGTCCCTACATTCTTG CAAACGAGTGCTGCGAAAGGCTGGCTTACTATGGGATGAGCACCAACCTGGTGAACTACATGAAGGATCGTCTCCACCAAGGGAATGTCACTGCAGCAAATAATGTCACTAACTGGTCAGGAACATGCTATATAATGCCACTGCTTGGGGCGTTCATAGCTGATGCCTACATAGGAAGATACTGGACAATTTCCAGCTTCATGATCGTTTATATTTTG GGTTTGACACTACTGACAATGACCGCATCAGTCAAAGGTTTGAAACCTTCATGCCAAAATGGTGTCTGTGATCCAACGAGAGCGCAGACTGCAGCAGTCTTCACAGCGCTCTATCTTATTGCGCTGGGAACGGGAGGAATCAAGCCATGCGTCTCTTCCTTCGGTGCTGATCAATTCGACGACTCTGACGAatcggagaagaagaggaagagctcGTTCTTCAATTGGTTCTACTTCTCCATCAACATAGGCGCCCTGATTGCTTCGTCTGTGCTAGTTTGGATACAGACAGACGTCGGATGGGGATGGGGGTTTGGAATCCCAGCGGTCGTCATGGCCATTGCAGTCGTCAGCTTTTTCATGGGCACACGGCTGTACAGGCACCAGAAACCTGGAGGAAGCCCCCTCACACGCATTGCCCAGGTTATGGTGGCATCTCTGAGGAAGGCTGGGGTGAAAGTGCCTGCTGATAAGTCACTGCTCTACGAGATCACACAAAAGGAATCGGCCATACAAGGCAGCCGTAAGCTTGACCACACAGACCAGTTCAA GTTCCTTGATAAGGCTGCTGTAGAGACTCAAGAAGACAAGGCCAGGAGTCCAGTGAATCCATGGAGGCTGTGCACGATCACCCAAGTGGAGGAGCTGAAGAGCATTCTGCGAATTCTTCCAGTGTGGGCAAGTGGAATCGTCTTCTCCACCGTCTACAGCCAGATGAGCACCATGTTCGTTCTGCAAGGCAACACCTTGGACCGCCACATGGGCCCCCACTTCCAGATACCGTCGGCGTCGCTCTCCATCTTCGACACCATCAGCGTGATCGTGTGGGTTCCGATCTACGACCTCATCATCGTTCCGGCGGTCCGAAGGTCCACCGGCCGGGAGCGGGGCTTCACGCAGCTGACGCGCATGGGCATCGGCCTGGTCATCTCCATCTTCTCCATGGTGGCGGCTGGCATTCTGGAGGTCGCGAGGCTGCGGACCGTGGCACGGCACCGCCTATACGACGTCACTAGTGGCTATGTTCCCATGTCCATATTCTGGCAGGTGCCTCAGTACTTCATCGTGGGCGCGGCCGAAATCTTCACCTTCATCGGCCAACTGGAGTTCTTCTACGACCAGGCACCGGACGCCACGAGGAGCATGTGCTCCGCGCTCTCGCTTACCACGGTGGCTCTGGGGAACTACTTGAGCACCTTGCTCGTCACGATCGTCACGTCCATTACGACGAGGAAAAGGAAGCTGGGATGGATTCCGGACAACCTCAATCGCGGCCACCTCGACTACTTCTTCTGGCTGCTGGCCGTTCTCAGCCTCCTGAACTTTGGCGTGTATCTCTTGATCGCCAAGTGCTACACCTACAAGAAGACAGTAGAGGACGAGAAGAACACAACCAACGACGTCGAGCTACAATGA
- the LOC135641172 gene encoding uncharacterized protein LOC135641172, translating into MADKGGISPSDIEGGHHLPPSDESDQDSDDEAGHSPHDPSCEISASPEPCRKSCVSVSDGSLEGDLESGISESKTASPERGGRDCRICHLSLEKASPPDAGAPIELGCCCKDDLAAAHKRCAETWFKIKGNKTCEVCGSIAKNVVGSGETEPTEHWNEAATASPPPSSSSSSSSSETQSFWQGHRFLNLLLACLVFAFVISWLFHFNVPG; encoded by the exons ATGGCTGACAAGGGAGGCATATCCCCTTCGGATATCGAAGGAGGGCATCATCTGCCCCCTTCTGATGAGAGCGACCAAGACAGCGACGACGAGGCAGGGCACTCGCCGCACGATCCCAGCTGCGAAATAAGCGCATCTCCGGAGCCTTGCAGGAAATCCTGCGTCTCGGTCTCGGACGGCTCGCTGGAGGGCGACCTAGAGAGCGGGATTTCCGAGAGTAAGACGGCGAGTCCGGAGAGAGGTGGGAGGGATTGCCGGATTTGTCATCTCAGCTTGGAGAAGGCATCTCCTCCGGATGCGGGTGCGCCGATCGAGTTGGGGTGTTGTTGCAAGGACGACCTGGCTGCTGCCCACAAGCGATGCGCTGAGACGTGGTTTAAGATCAAGGGAAACAA GACATGTGAGGTTTGCGGCTCGATCGCGAAGAATGTGGTGGGTTCAGGCGAGACCGAACCCACCGAGCACTGGAACGAAGCTGCTACTGCATCTCCACcaccttcatcatcatcatcatcatcatcatcagaaacACAGAGCTTTTGGCAGGGCCACCGGTTTCTCAACTTGCTGCTTGCGTGCCTGGTGTTTGCCTTTGTCATCTCCTGGCTATTTCACTTCAATGTTCCAGGCTGA
- the LOC135640585 gene encoding phosphatidylinositol:ceramide inositolphosphotransferase-like isoform X1 yields the protein MTLYIGREAPKLWRKICMETYVELQLFMEKWKLLLAGLIFQYIHGLAARGVHYLHRPGPTLQDAGYMILPELGKERGYVSESLFTFIFLSFILWTFHPFVYHSKRFYTVLLWRRILSFLVASQALRIITFYSTQLPGPNYHCREGGELARLPPPESVTEVLLINFPQGVIYGCGDLIFSSHMIFTLVFVLTYHKYGTKRFIKLLAWVLAIVQSLLIVASRKHYTVDVVVAWYTVNLVVFFVDKKLPEMPDRSNGSQPLLPYVKDKDEKSREDHHKLLNGNSVDTADWRQRLQVNGKHGEDGNHIHSESAANGA from the exons ATGACGCTTTACATTGGTCGCGAGGCTCCCAAG CTATGGAGGAAGATTTGCATGGAAACATATGTGGAGCTTCAACTTTTTATGGAAAAGTGGAAGCTACTGCTAGCAGGACTCATATTTCAG TACATTCATGGGCTGGCTGCACGAGGAGTTCATTATCTACATCGACCTGGACCAACTCTTCAAGATGCTGGCTACATGATCCTTCCG GAACTTGGAAAAGAAAGAGGTTACGTCAGTGAAAGCCTATTCACCTTcatctttttgtcatttattcTG TGGACATTTCATCCTTTTGTTTATCATAGCAAGCGCTTCTACACTGTTCTGCTCTGGCGGAGAATTTTGTCATTTCTAGTT GCTTCTCAAGCATTGCGGATCATCACTTTCTATTCCACACAGCTTCCTGGACCCAACTATCACTGCCGCGAG GGAGGGGAGCTCGCCAGACTGCCTCCACCAGAGAGTGTAACTGAAGTGCTTCTGATTAACT TTCCTCAGGGGGTCATATATGGTTGTGGTGATCTGATATTTTCATCCCACATGATATTTACACTAGTTTTTGTCCTTACATACCATAAATATGGCACTAAAAG GTTCATCAAGCTTCTTGCTTGGGTTTTAGCTATTGTTCAGAGTTTGCTTATAGTAGCTTCCCGCAAGCATTACACAGTAGATGTAGTCGTTGCATG GTATACTGTAAATTTAGTGGTATTCTTTGTTGACAAGAAACTACCAG AAATGCCTGATCGTTCTAATGGATCCCAACCACTGTTACCATATGTTAAAGATAAAGATGAAAAATCTAGAGAAGATCACCACAAGTTATTGAATGGAAATTCGGTGGATACTGCTGATTGG AGGCAGAGATTGCAAGTGAATGGCAAGCATGGAGAAGACGGGAACCACATCCATTCTGAATCTGCGGCAAATGGTGCATAG
- the LOC135640585 gene encoding phosphatidylinositol:ceramide inositolphosphotransferase-like isoform X4, translated as MTLYIGREAPKLWRKICMETYVELQLFMEKWKLLLAGLIFQYIHGLAARGVHYLHRPGPTLQDAGYMILPELGKERGYVSESLFTFIFLSFILWTFHPFVYHSKRFYTVLLWRRILSFLVASQALRIITFYSTQLPGPNYHCREGGELARLPPPESVTEVLLIN; from the exons ATGACGCTTTACATTGGTCGCGAGGCTCCCAAG CTATGGAGGAAGATTTGCATGGAAACATATGTGGAGCTTCAACTTTTTATGGAAAAGTGGAAGCTACTGCTAGCAGGACTCATATTTCAG TACATTCATGGGCTGGCTGCACGAGGAGTTCATTATCTACATCGACCTGGACCAACTCTTCAAGATGCTGGCTACATGATCCTTCCG GAACTTGGAAAAGAAAGAGGTTACGTCAGTGAAAGCCTATTCACCTTcatctttttgtcatttattcTG TGGACATTTCATCCTTTTGTTTATCATAGCAAGCGCTTCTACACTGTTCTGCTCTGGCGGAGAATTTTGTCATTTCTAGTT GCTTCTCAAGCATTGCGGATCATCACTTTCTATTCCACACAGCTTCCTGGACCCAACTATCACTGCCGCGAG GGAGGGGAGCTCGCCAGACTGCCTCCACCAGAGAGTGTAACTGAAGTGCTTCTGATTAACT AG
- the LOC135640585 gene encoding phosphatidylinositol:ceramide inositolphosphotransferase-like isoform X2 yields MTLYIGREAPKLWRKICMETYVELQLFMEKWKLLLAGLIFQYIHGLAARGVHYLHRPGPTLQDAGYMILPELGKERGYVSESLFTFIFLSFILWTFHPFVYHSKRFYTVLLWRRILSFLVASQALRIITFYSTQLPGPNYHCREGGELARLPPPESVTEVLLINFPQGVIYGCGDLIFSSHMIFTLVFVLTYHKYGTKRFIKLLAWVLAIVQSLLIVASRKHYTVDVVVA; encoded by the exons ATGACGCTTTACATTGGTCGCGAGGCTCCCAAG CTATGGAGGAAGATTTGCATGGAAACATATGTGGAGCTTCAACTTTTTATGGAAAAGTGGAAGCTACTGCTAGCAGGACTCATATTTCAG TACATTCATGGGCTGGCTGCACGAGGAGTTCATTATCTACATCGACCTGGACCAACTCTTCAAGATGCTGGCTACATGATCCTTCCG GAACTTGGAAAAGAAAGAGGTTACGTCAGTGAAAGCCTATTCACCTTcatctttttgtcatttattcTG TGGACATTTCATCCTTTTGTTTATCATAGCAAGCGCTTCTACACTGTTCTGCTCTGGCGGAGAATTTTGTCATTTCTAGTT GCTTCTCAAGCATTGCGGATCATCACTTTCTATTCCACACAGCTTCCTGGACCCAACTATCACTGCCGCGAG GGAGGGGAGCTCGCCAGACTGCCTCCACCAGAGAGTGTAACTGAAGTGCTTCTGATTAACT TTCCTCAGGGGGTCATATATGGTTGTGGTGATCTGATATTTTCATCCCACATGATATTTACACTAGTTTTTGTCCTTACATACCATAAATATGGCACTAAAAG GTTCATCAAGCTTCTTGCTTGGGTTTTAGCTATTGTTCAGAGTTTGCTTATAGTAGCTTCCCGCAAGCATTACACAGTAGATGTAGTCGTTGCATG A
- the LOC135640585 gene encoding phosphatidylinositol:ceramide inositolphosphotransferase-like isoform X3 — MTLYIGREAPKLWRKICMETYVELQLFMEKWKLLLAGLIFQYIHGLAARGVHYLHRPGPTLQDAGYMILPELGKERGYVSESLFTFIFLSFILWTFHPFVYHSKRFYTVLLWRRILSFLVASQALRIITFYSTQLPGPNYHCREGGELARLPPPESVTEVLLIN; from the exons ATGACGCTTTACATTGGTCGCGAGGCTCCCAAG CTATGGAGGAAGATTTGCATGGAAACATATGTGGAGCTTCAACTTTTTATGGAAAAGTGGAAGCTACTGCTAGCAGGACTCATATTTCAG TACATTCATGGGCTGGCTGCACGAGGAGTTCATTATCTACATCGACCTGGACCAACTCTTCAAGATGCTGGCTACATGATCCTTCCG GAACTTGGAAAAGAAAGAGGTTACGTCAGTGAAAGCCTATTCACCTTcatctttttgtcatttattcTG TGGACATTTCATCCTTTTGTTTATCATAGCAAGCGCTTCTACACTGTTCTGCTCTGGCGGAGAATTTTGTCATTTCTAGTT GCTTCTCAAGCATTGCGGATCATCACTTTCTATTCCACACAGCTTCCTGGACCCAACTATCACTGCCGCGAG GGAGGGGAGCTCGCCAGACTGCCTCCACCAGAGAGTGTAACTGAAGTGCTTCTGATTAACT AA